Proteins co-encoded in one Streptomyces roseochromogenus subsp. oscitans DS 12.976 genomic window:
- a CDS encoding S8 family peptidase, with product MTGSPDTGLTWNLLDRHPADIAIDAAGAGLVTPEWAYGGVDGTGVRVCVVDSGIEAGHPLVGELAGSHGVVSRDGGLVVEEVAPADTCGHGTACAGIVRQVAPGCELHSVRILGENGGGTGDALLTGVRWAIGQRFDLINLSLSTTRPQFGRALRELADDAYFSRSVIVASAHNARIESFPWRFSSVISVGSHAEDDSGLVLYNPSPPVEFFARGQAVRVAALNGGTTRNTGNSFAAPHVTGLSALILGKHPELTTFELKTILYLTAANVRGA from the coding sequence ATGACCGGCTCCCCCGACACCGGCCTGACCTGGAACCTGCTCGACCGCCACCCCGCCGACATCGCGATCGACGCCGCGGGGGCGGGACTGGTCACGCCCGAGTGGGCGTACGGCGGGGTGGACGGCACCGGGGTACGGGTGTGCGTCGTCGACAGCGGGATCGAGGCCGGGCACCCGCTCGTGGGTGAACTGGCCGGCTCGCACGGTGTGGTCAGCCGCGACGGGGGCCTCGTGGTGGAAGAGGTGGCGCCGGCGGACACCTGCGGTCACGGCACGGCCTGCGCGGGCATCGTCCGCCAGGTGGCGCCGGGATGCGAGCTGCACAGCGTCCGGATCCTCGGCGAGAACGGCGGCGGGACGGGGGACGCCCTGCTCACCGGGGTGCGCTGGGCGATCGGGCAGCGCTTCGACCTGATCAACCTGAGCCTGTCCACCACGCGTCCGCAGTTCGGCCGCGCGCTGCGGGAGTTGGCCGACGACGCCTACTTCAGCCGCTCGGTGATCGTGGCCTCGGCCCACAACGCGCGCATCGAGAGTTTCCCCTGGCGATTCTCGTCGGTGATCTCGGTCGGCAGCCACGCCGAGGACGACTCCGGCCTGGTGCTCTACAACCCGTCCCCGCCGGTGGAGTTCTTCGCCCGGGGCCAGGCCGTACGGGTCGCGGCACTGAACGGCGGGACGACCCGGAACACCGGGAACAGCTTCGCCGCGCCGCATGTCACCGGGCTGAGCGCATTGATCCTCGGCAAGCATCCGGAGCTGACCACCTTCGAGCTGAAGACCATCCTCTACCTGACGGCAGCCAACGTGCGAGGAGCCTGA
- a CDS encoding GAF domain-containing protein, protein MDQSAHSTAMVAAISAALADPGPDDRELLDSVVRVARSIFGATASSVFLFDRDSDELVFEAVSGEGEEFLVGTRFPAHRGIAGWVADTGEPMSVDDLSASALFAQDLAERTRYVPDSIMAAPVVHRDEVLGVIQVLDPHPQSRSSIADLDLLAAFAGQAGLALHGLVRSRAARRALALRGAQFERLAGIVQVLAELPAEQRATGLRLVDSLHDVLAGMVR, encoded by the coding sequence ATGGACCAGTCGGCACACTCCACGGCGATGGTCGCGGCGATCTCCGCCGCCCTGGCCGATCCCGGCCCGGACGACCGCGAGTTGCTCGACTCCGTGGTCCGGGTGGCGCGCTCGATCTTCGGCGCGACCGCCAGTTCGGTCTTCCTGTTCGACCGGGACAGCGACGAGCTCGTCTTCGAGGCGGTTTCCGGGGAGGGCGAGGAGTTCCTCGTCGGCACCAGGTTCCCGGCCCACCGGGGGATCGCCGGCTGGGTGGCCGACACCGGCGAGCCGATGAGTGTGGACGACCTCTCGGCCAGCGCGCTGTTCGCACAGGATCTGGCCGAACGAACCCGCTACGTACCCGACTCGATCATGGCGGCTCCGGTGGTCCACCGGGACGAGGTCCTCGGAGTGATCCAGGTGCTGGATCCGCATCCCCAGTCGCGGTCCAGCATCGCCGACCTGGACCTGCTCGCGGCCTTCGCCGGGCAGGCCGGGCTCGCCCTGCACGGCCTGGTCCGCAGCCGGGCGGCCCGGCGGGCCCTGGCCCTCAGGGGCGCGCAGTTCGAGCGGCTGGCCGGGATCGTCCAGGTCCTCGCGGAGCTGCCGGCCGAACAGCGGGCCACCGGGCTGCGGCTGGTCGACTCCCTGCACGACGTGCTGGCCGGGATGGTGCGCTGA
- a CDS encoding AfsR/SARP family transcriptional regulator: protein MSGSNAFAGQLRFTILGPLQVWSGDVRLELGPYKQRLLLAALLCRVNTVLSVDQLIDVLWGSDRPRTARKNLQVYVSALRKIARDHIGHLPYGYTLAATAEQSDLLEFGQLAAAGRQALREGNPAGASALLGAAVRLWRDQPLVDLLDSPFAAGESERLTDRFLAVYEDWAELEVESGRSLGLLDQLGELTGRHPFRERLTALYMTALDQVGGRRQALSCFETHRQFIARELGLDPSPVLQQLYRAILTGREPARPGPERRPFGCKPAQLPRDLLDFTGRKEQVEELAAVLTRDGRCPDVAVVSGPVGVGKTALAVHVGHQVAGHFADGQIFICLDRADGTPRGWHEVLAELLRGAGLDVVPPHEERAALALWRSWVAERQFLLVLDGAAGEVQIRRLLPGRGPSRTLVTASRRLSSLECVHRLELDDFTPDEALELLTGVLGGPRAADAAGALHRIQQLYGLSPLLVRTLAAKLTMLRHHASSRAYLEQLGRLPVALDEFSVGELSVRERYQRYRQGLTPLQQAAFGALGALPRTGFDRATLLAALDGLPESAERAVEELVEANLVAIAADEPGDEVTAHAVRYRMPALAYGYVAAPHRGGAQDGS, encoded by the coding sequence ATGTCCGGGAGCAACGCCTTCGCAGGTCAGCTGCGCTTCACGATCCTCGGCCCGCTGCAGGTGTGGTCGGGCGACGTACGGCTCGAACTCGGCCCCTACAAACAGCGGTTGCTGCTCGCCGCGCTGCTGTGCCGGGTGAACACGGTGCTCTCGGTGGACCAGCTCATCGACGTGCTCTGGGGCAGTGACCGGCCCCGCACCGCACGCAAGAACCTCCAGGTGTACGTCTCCGCGCTGCGCAAGATAGCGCGCGACCACATCGGCCACCTTCCGTACGGCTACACGCTGGCGGCCACGGCCGAGCAGTCGGACCTGCTGGAGTTCGGCCAACTCGCCGCCGCCGGGCGGCAGGCGCTGCGCGAGGGGAATCCGGCCGGGGCGTCGGCGCTGCTCGGGGCCGCGGTGCGGCTGTGGCGCGACCAGCCGCTGGTCGACCTGCTGGACAGCCCGTTCGCCGCCGGGGAGTCCGAGCGGCTCACCGATCGCTTCCTCGCGGTGTACGAGGACTGGGCCGAACTGGAGGTGGAATCCGGCCGGTCGCTCGGACTGCTCGACCAGTTGGGCGAGTTGACCGGCCGGCACCCGTTCAGGGAGCGTCTGACCGCCCTGTACATGACCGCTCTCGACCAGGTCGGTGGCCGGCGCCAGGCACTCTCCTGCTTCGAGACGCACCGGCAGTTCATCGCCCGGGAGCTGGGGCTCGATCCGAGCCCGGTGCTCCAGCAGCTCTATCGGGCGATCCTGACCGGCCGGGAACCCGCCCGGCCGGGCCCCGAACGACGGCCGTTCGGCTGCAAACCGGCCCAACTGCCGCGTGATCTCCTGGATTTCACGGGCCGCAAGGAACAAGTGGAGGAGCTGGCCGCGGTCCTGACCCGAGACGGCCGGTGTCCCGACGTCGCCGTGGTCTCCGGGCCGGTCGGCGTCGGCAAGACCGCGCTCGCGGTCCACGTCGGGCACCAGGTCGCCGGGCACTTCGCGGACGGGCAGATCTTTATCTGCCTGGACCGCGCCGACGGAACCCCGCGGGGCTGGCACGAAGTCCTGGCCGAACTGCTGCGGGGCGCCGGGCTGGACGTGGTGCCGCCGCACGAAGAGCGCGCGGCACTGGCACTGTGGCGGTCGTGGGTCGCCGAGCGCCAGTTCCTGCTGGTCCTGGACGGCGCGGCCGGCGAGGTGCAGATCCGCCGGCTGCTGCCGGGACGCGGGCCCAGCCGCACGCTGGTCACCGCCAGTCGCAGACTCAGCAGCCTGGAGTGCGTACACCGCCTGGAACTCGACGATTTCACCCCGGACGAGGCTCTGGAACTGCTGACCGGAGTGCTCGGCGGTCCCCGGGCGGCGGACGCGGCCGGCGCCCTGCACCGGATCCAGCAGCTGTACGGCCTCTCACCGCTGCTGGTCCGCACCCTGGCGGCGAAGCTCACCATGCTGCGCCACCACGCCTCGTCGCGCGCGTACCTGGAACAGCTCGGCCGACTGCCCGTCGCACTCGACGAGTTCAGCGTCGGAGAGCTGTCGGTCCGCGAACGCTACCAGAGGTACCGACAGGGCCTGACCCCCCTGCAGCAGGCGGCGTTCGGCGCGCTGGGCGCCCTGCCCCGCACCGGCTTCGACCGGGCCACCCTGCTGGCCGCCCTGGACGGCCTGCCGGAGTCCGCCGAGCGGGCCGTGGAGGAGCTGGTGGAGGCCAACCTGGTCGCGATCGCCGCGGACGAGCCCGGGGACGAGGTGACGGCGCACGCGGTCCGCTACCGGATGCCCGCACTGGCCTACGGGTACGTCGCCGCCCCGCACCGAGGCGGCGCGCAGGACGGCAGCTGA
- a CDS encoding glycoside hydrolase family 32 protein: MSSRRVFRRARVRTIAAVATVCALSAAPLAPQALAADTPPYTETYRPQFHFTPERNWMNDPNGLVYYKGEYHLFYQYDPNGRTWGDMSWGHAVSTDLVHWKQLPLALSYDDKEMVFSGSAVVDWNNTTGFGSEQNPPMVAIYTSYSKSTGTQAQSLAYSTDRGRTWTKYQGNPVIDIGSKDFRDPKVQWYAPTKSWLMTVSLSAEHKVRFYSSKNLKDWELLSEFGPAGATGGVWECPDLFPLAVDGDTKHIKWVLVVNINPGGITGGSGAQYFVGDFDGRTFTADDKGTYTPPAGQVVQGFEGADYGTWTTTGTAFGDGPAAGALDGQSTVTGFDGKGLANSFRSGDSATGTLTSPPFTVDSKYLNFKVGGGRHPHEAGTVLEQGPPPAGTVLADFEGGTYGDWTTTGDAFGTAPATGTLPGQQEVSGFLGSGLVNTYLNGDSATGTLTSPEFTIDKDYVDFLIGGGHHPAGYDNPTAVELLVDGNVVRSATGQDTEALDWASWNVRDLAGKKARIRIVDNNTGSWGHIDVDQITLSETQAQPVSRETSVNLLVDGEVVRSATGSDSETLDWVSFDLRPYAGKEAQIQIVDGNTSGWGHILADQFTTADAPAKSVAQRADWADYGKDYYAAVSWENVPGDKRYMIGWMNDWEYGTSIPTSPWRGAQSVPRQTALRTIDGRIRLTSEPVPSLVSLREGSAATAAGVTVANTSQPLIGPAAEGKALDIMATFTLNDAERFGLKVRTGTGREETDIGYDTTTQELYVDRTRSGAVDFSSAFPGIQTAPLKATNGKVKLRILVDWSSVEVFGGSGEAVITDQIFPHPDSQGVRVFAENGSVKLDKAVVWHLGSAHN; the protein is encoded by the coding sequence ATGAGCTCTCGACGTGTGTTCCGGCGCGCCCGTGTGCGGACGATCGCGGCCGTGGCGACCGTCTGCGCCCTGTCCGCAGCCCCGCTCGCCCCCCAGGCCCTGGCGGCCGATACCCCGCCGTACACCGAGACCTACCGCCCCCAGTTCCACTTCACCCCGGAGAGGAACTGGATGAACGACCCCAACGGCCTCGTGTACTACAAGGGCGAGTACCACCTCTTCTACCAGTACGACCCCAACGGCAGGACCTGGGGCGACATGTCCTGGGGTCATGCGGTGAGCACGGACCTCGTGCACTGGAAGCAGCTCCCGCTCGCCCTGTCGTACGACGACAAGGAGATGGTCTTCTCGGGCAGCGCGGTGGTCGACTGGAACAACACCACCGGTTTCGGCAGCGAGCAGAACCCGCCCATGGTGGCGATCTACACCAGCTACTCCAAGTCCACCGGCACACAGGCCCAGTCACTCGCCTACAGCACCGACCGCGGCCGTACCTGGACCAAGTACCAGGGCAATCCCGTCATCGACATCGGCTCCAAGGACTTCCGCGACCCCAAGGTCCAGTGGTACGCCCCCACCAAGAGCTGGCTCATGACCGTGTCACTGTCCGCCGAGCACAAGGTGCGGTTCTACTCGTCCAAGAACCTCAAGGACTGGGAGCTGCTCAGCGAGTTCGGGCCGGCCGGCGCGACGGGCGGTGTGTGGGAGTGCCCGGACCTGTTCCCCCTCGCGGTCGACGGGGACACGAAACACATCAAGTGGGTTCTGGTCGTCAACATCAACCCCGGTGGGATCACCGGCGGTTCGGGCGCCCAGTACTTCGTCGGTGACTTCGACGGCAGGACGTTCACCGCCGACGACAAGGGCACCTACACCCCGCCCGCCGGCCAGGTCGTGCAGGGCTTCGAAGGAGCCGACTACGGCACATGGACGACCACCGGCACCGCGTTCGGCGACGGTCCGGCGGCCGGGGCGCTGGACGGCCAGAGCACGGTGACCGGCTTCGACGGCAAGGGCCTCGCCAACAGCTTCCGCTCGGGCGACTCCGCCACCGGCACCCTCACCTCGCCCCCCTTCACCGTGGACAGCAAGTACCTGAACTTCAAGGTCGGTGGCGGCCGGCACCCGCACGAGGCCGGCACCGTCCTGGAGCAGGGCCCGCCGCCCGCGGGCACGGTCCTCGCCGATTTCGAGGGCGGCACCTACGGCGACTGGACAACGACCGGCGACGCCTTCGGGACCGCACCGGCCACCGGCACCCTCCCCGGCCAGCAGGAGGTCTCCGGCTTCCTCGGCAGCGGCCTGGTCAACACCTACCTGAACGGCGACTCCGCCACCGGCACCCTCACCTCGCCCGAGTTCACCATCGACAAGGACTACGTCGACTTCCTCATCGGCGGCGGCCACCACCCCGCCGGCTACGACAACCCCACCGCCGTCGAACTCCTCGTCGACGGCAACGTCGTCCGCAGCGCCACCGGACAGGACACCGAGGCGCTCGACTGGGCATCCTGGAACGTCCGCGACCTCGCCGGCAAGAAGGCGCGGATCAGGATCGTCGACAACAACACCGGTAGCTGGGGCCACATCGACGTCGACCAGATCACACTCTCCGAAACCCAGGCCCAGCCGGTCTCCCGGGAGACGTCCGTCAACCTGCTCGTCGACGGCGAGGTCGTCCGCAGCGCCACCGGCTCCGACAGCGAGACCTTGGACTGGGTCTCCTTCGACCTGCGTCCCTACGCCGGCAAGGAGGCGCAGATCCAGATCGTCGACGGCAACACCAGCGGCTGGGGCCACATCCTCGCCGACCAGTTCACCACCGCCGACGCCCCCGCCAAGTCCGTCGCACAACGCGCCGACTGGGCCGACTACGGCAAGGACTACTACGCGGCGGTGTCCTGGGAGAACGTGCCCGGCGACAAGCGGTACATGATCGGCTGGATGAACGACTGGGAGTACGGGACGTCCATCCCCACCTCACCCTGGCGCGGCGCGCAGAGCGTCCCCCGCCAGACGGCCCTGCGCACGATCGACGGCCGTATCCGGCTGACGAGCGAGCCGGTGCCCAGCCTGGTCTCGTTGCGGGAGGGCTCTGCGGCGACGGCGGCCGGCGTCACCGTCGCGAACACCTCACAGCCCCTGATCGGCCCAGCGGCCGAGGGCAAGGCACTCGACATCATGGCGACGTTCACCCTGAACGACGCCGAACGCTTCGGCCTGAAGGTGCGCACCGGCACCGGGCGAGAGGAAACCGACATCGGATACGACACCACCACACAGGAGCTGTACGTCGACCGCACCCGCTCCGGTGCCGTCGACTTCAGCAGCGCCTTCCCCGGCATCCAGACCGCGCCGCTGAAAGCCACGAACGGCAAGGTGAAACTGCGGATCCTGGTCGACTGGTCGTCCGTCGAGGTCTTCGGCGGCAGCGGCGAGGCCGTGATCACCGACCAGATCTTCCCCCACCCCGACAGCCAGGGAGTGCGGGTCTTCGCCGAGAACGGCTCGGTGAAGCTCGACAAGGCCGTCGTCTGGCACCTCGGCTCCGCACACAACTGA
- a CDS encoding JmjC domain-containing protein produces the protein MDSLLRLVDDLRVLRQAWDREPFVSTGLDDFGDVFSLESAERLIHSGLPLTAVRLFRDGRRLPSEVMLRSRGSSPRSREKLADGGRITDLVAQGATLALEELQTHCPEVAAFAAQVALETGYEVDATAFLTPPRARGVAPHYDLLGVFLRQLHGSKRWRISAPVRRWPSRVEAVDPAEVGEPLLDVVLKEGECLYVPHGFVHVGDTTDEPSLHLTIGLHGVTWERVLRSLLAAAAEQYEELREPVPPAFMDLDVAALYRERVELLTAHLAGLDWSRAPVDRVRAEQPPAPPAPGSLATALDRAGGLRH, from the coding sequence GTGGACAGTCTGCTCCGGCTCGTGGACGACCTCCGGGTGCTCCGGCAGGCCTGGGACCGCGAGCCCTTCGTCAGCACCGGACTCGACGACTTCGGCGACGTCTTCTCACTGGAGTCGGCGGAGCGGCTGATCCACAGCGGTCTGCCGCTGACCGCGGTGCGGCTGTTCCGGGACGGGCGGCGACTGCCGTCCGAGGTCATGCTGCGCAGTCGCGGCAGCAGCCCGAGAAGCCGGGAGAAGCTGGCCGACGGCGGCCGGATCACCGACCTGGTCGCCCAGGGAGCCACCCTGGCGCTCGAGGAACTGCAGACGCACTGCCCCGAAGTGGCCGCGTTCGCCGCACAGGTCGCCCTGGAGACCGGCTACGAGGTCGATGCCACGGCCTTCCTGACGCCGCCGCGGGCTCGCGGCGTCGCACCGCATTACGACCTGTTGGGTGTCTTTCTCCGGCAGCTGCACGGCTCCAAGCGGTGGCGGATCAGTGCCCCGGTGCGGCGCTGGCCGAGCCGGGTGGAGGCGGTGGATCCGGCCGAGGTCGGCGAGCCGCTGCTCGACGTGGTGCTCAAGGAAGGCGAGTGCCTCTATGTCCCGCACGGCTTCGTGCACGTCGGCGACACCACCGACGAGCCTTCGCTGCACCTGACCATCGGCCTGCACGGGGTCACCTGGGAGAGGGTCCTCCGCAGCCTGCTCGCGGCGGCGGCCGAGCAGTACGAGGAACTCCGCGAGCCTGTGCCGCCTGCCTTCATGGACCTCGACGTGGCCGCCCTCTACCGCGAGCGGGTCGAGCTGCTGACCGCTCACCTGGCAGGCCTGGACTGGTCGCGGGCGCCCGTGGACCGGGTACGGGCCGAGCAGCCGCCTGCTCCGCCGGCCCCGGGCAGCCTGGCCACCGCACTGGACCGGGCGGGCGGCCTCCGGCACTGA
- a CDS encoding carbohydrate kinase family protein, whose translation MNPSQITVLGECVADAFAAPASASNELTLRVLPGGGPANTAVSLARLGSSARFLARLSGDVFGRLFRAHLEDSGVDLSYAVPAAEPSTLAVAELDAQGQAAFSFHAQNTADWQWTAQELAGVDLSGTACVHTGSLALVREPGAAVVEEFLAAASARATISIDPNVRPLLVRPEVYRARLAHWCALADVLRLSEDDLELLLPATPPERACDIWHAAGARLVVITRGSDGALASLDGERVQVPAVATEVVDTVGAGDSFTAGLLHHLGTRGHLGGRLTGLDLGEVAQACRFAVRVAALTCSVAGPNPPWQSRLDRMTAVGGS comes from the coding sequence ATGAACCCGAGCCAGATCACCGTCCTGGGAGAGTGCGTCGCCGACGCCTTCGCCGCACCCGCCAGCGCCTCGAACGAACTCACCCTGCGCGTGCTGCCCGGCGGCGGACCTGCCAACACGGCCGTGTCCCTCGCCCGGCTCGGCAGCAGCGCCCGCTTCCTCGCGCGTCTGTCCGGCGATGTGTTCGGCCGCCTGTTCCGGGCTCACCTGGAGGACTCCGGGGTGGACCTTTCGTACGCCGTCCCGGCCGCCGAGCCCAGCACGCTGGCGGTGGCTGAACTGGACGCCCAGGGGCAGGCCGCGTTCTCCTTCCACGCGCAGAACACGGCCGACTGGCAGTGGACGGCTCAGGAACTGGCAGGAGTGGATCTGTCCGGAACCGCCTGTGTACACACCGGCTCCCTCGCGCTGGTCCGCGAGCCCGGCGCGGCGGTGGTGGAGGAGTTCCTGGCGGCGGCCTCCGCCCGGGCGACCATCAGTATCGACCCCAACGTAAGGCCGCTGCTGGTGCGCCCCGAGGTCTATCGCGCCCGCCTGGCGCACTGGTGCGCCCTCGCCGACGTACTGCGGCTGAGCGAGGACGACCTGGAACTGCTCCTGCCCGCAACCCCGCCCGAGCGGGCCTGCGACATCTGGCACGCCGCCGGGGCGCGGCTCGTCGTGATCACGCGCGGGTCCGACGGTGCCCTGGCCTCCCTCGACGGTGAACGGGTGCAGGTGCCGGCGGTGGCGACAGAGGTGGTCGACACGGTCGGGGCGGGAGACTCCTTCACCGCCGGCCTGCTGCACCACCTCGGCACCCGCGGACACCTCGGCGGCCGGCTGACGGGTCTCGATCTCGGCGAGGTGGCCCAGGCATGCCGGTTCGCCGTTCGGGTCGCGGCCCTGACCTGCTCGGTCGCCGGCCCCAACCCGCCCTGGCAGAGCCGGCTGGACCGGATGACGGCAGTCGGCGGCAGCTGA
- a CDS encoding glycoside hydrolase family 68 protein yields MHRARRVLLRLATGVMALAALGGLATPASAAPAAPSKPQTPQYSADDDYTAVWSRADALKLKQDKTNTAPRVSPDFPVITDKVWQWDTWPLTKLDTKTATYRGWHVIFALTAPRSVPFGDRHWYAKIGYYYSRDAKSWKYGGDLFQPGTAFGSRQWAGSAALVGDKVYSFYTASGHDNGGVNPNDPLQRLALATGRIHADTTHVWFTGFQDHRIIAQADGKLYQTLEQSQQGPIIYAFRDPFVFRDPRDRKVHLLFEGNTAGVAGTYQCTKRDIGDVPYGHQVPDNAKYYTGNIGLATADGDSMDHWKLQPPLLSANCVNQQTERPHLVIRDGKYYLFTISHKFTFAPGLSGWDGVYGFVGPALRGDYQPLNGSALVLGNPEDAPTQQYSHYVMPNGLVESFIDTVPTADGGTRFGGTLARTLVLSLRGNRTRLTHQLDYGFIP; encoded by the coding sequence ATGCACAGGGCACGAAGAGTGCTGCTCCGTCTGGCCACGGGCGTGATGGCCCTTGCGGCGCTGGGCGGCCTGGCGACACCGGCTTCTGCCGCCCCGGCAGCGCCGTCGAAGCCACAAACGCCGCAGTACAGCGCGGACGACGACTACACGGCCGTCTGGTCCCGCGCGGACGCACTGAAGCTCAAGCAGGACAAGACCAACACCGCACCCCGCGTGTCGCCGGACTTCCCGGTGATCACCGACAAGGTGTGGCAGTGGGACACCTGGCCGCTCACCAAGCTCGACACGAAGACCGCCACCTACAGGGGCTGGCACGTCATCTTCGCGCTGACAGCCCCGCGTTCTGTCCCCTTCGGTGACCGGCACTGGTACGCGAAGATCGGCTACTACTACTCGCGTGACGCCAAGAGCTGGAAGTACGGCGGCGACCTGTTCCAGCCCGGCACCGCGTTCGGCTCACGTCAGTGGGCCGGCTCGGCGGCGCTCGTCGGCGACAAGGTGTACTCCTTCTACACCGCCTCCGGACACGACAACGGCGGGGTCAACCCCAACGATCCGCTTCAGCGTCTCGCGCTGGCGACCGGCCGGATCCACGCGGACACGACCCACGTGTGGTTCACCGGCTTCCAGGACCACCGCATCATCGCCCAGGCCGACGGCAAGCTGTACCAGACCCTGGAACAGTCCCAGCAGGGCCCGATCATCTACGCCTTCCGCGATCCGTTCGTCTTCCGCGACCCCCGGGATCGCAAGGTCCACCTCCTGTTCGAGGGCAACACGGCCGGCGTCGCCGGCACATACCAGTGCACCAAGCGCGACATAGGTGACGTCCCCTACGGCCACCAGGTGCCGGACAACGCGAAGTACTACACGGGCAACATCGGGCTGGCCACGGCCGACGGCGACAGCATGGACCACTGGAAGCTGCAGCCCCCGCTTCTCTCTGCCAACTGCGTCAACCAGCAGACCGAACGGCCGCACCTGGTCATCCGCGACGGCAAGTACTACCTGTTCACGATCAGCCACAAGTTCACGTTCGCGCCGGGTCTGTCCGGCTGGGACGGCGTCTACGGCTTCGTCGGCCCGGCATTGCGCGGTGACTACCAGCCGCTCAACGGCAGCGCGCTGGTCCTGGGCAACCCCGAGGACGCCCCGACGCAGCAGTACTCGCACTACGTGATGCCCAACGGACTGGTGGAGAGCTTCATCGACACCGTCCCGACCGCCGACGGCGGGACCCGCTTCGGCGGCACCCTCGCCCGCACGCTCGTGCTGTCGCTGCGGGGCAACAGGACCAGGCTCACCCACCAGTTGGACTACGGCTTCATCCCGTAA
- a CDS encoding LacI family DNA-binding transcriptional regulator translates to MGERPTIGDVAARAGVGVGTVSRVLNDSRSVSEDTRERVLRAMRDLDYRPNRRARALSTGRSQSVAVIAPFATEPSVVERLRGISQALHGSDHDLILLDVATPDQRDRQYRAVAAGDRFDGLLPISLAPTDDEVKQLTRAGLPTVLLDCEHPDLPRTVIDDVRGGMLATRHLLQLGHRRIAFMGETADDRFRFTASARRREGCELALKAHGLTLQEPYVRVGPHGRAVAHRLTDELLALPERPSAIVTSSDTQALGVLEAAASSGVRIPEELSVVGFDDLDVAAYVGLTTVRQPLRASGEIAARLLLERIDRPLGDPVEQVLELEVVPRRTTTAVRV, encoded by the coding sequence GTGGGAGAACGGCCGACCATCGGCGATGTCGCTGCCCGGGCCGGTGTGGGCGTGGGCACGGTTTCGCGTGTCCTGAACGACAGCCGGAGTGTCAGCGAGGACACCCGTGAGCGGGTGCTGCGCGCGATGCGCGATCTGGACTACCGGCCCAACCGGCGTGCGCGCGCTTTGTCCACGGGACGTTCCCAGAGTGTTGCCGTCATCGCGCCGTTCGCCACGGAGCCTTCCGTCGTCGAGCGGCTGCGCGGTATCTCGCAGGCCCTGCACGGCAGCGACCACGATCTCATCCTGCTGGATGTGGCCACGCCGGACCAGCGTGACCGGCAGTACCGCGCAGTGGCGGCCGGCGACCGCTTCGACGGGCTGCTGCCGATCTCGCTCGCTCCCACCGACGACGAGGTGAAGCAGCTGACACGGGCTGGTCTGCCCACGGTACTGCTGGACTGCGAGCACCCGGACCTGCCGCGCACGGTGATCGACGACGTCCGTGGCGGCATGCTGGCGACACGCCACCTGCTGCAACTCGGCCACCGGCGGATCGCGTTCATGGGCGAGACCGCCGACGACCGCTTCCGTTTCACCGCCAGTGCCCGTCGTCGCGAGGGCTGCGAGCTGGCGCTCAAGGCGCACGGCCTGACACTTCAGGAGCCGTACGTCCGAGTCGGACCGCACGGTCGTGCGGTGGCCCACCGCCTCACCGACGAACTCCTGGCGCTCCCGGAACGCCCCAGCGCCATCGTCACCTCCTCCGACACCCAGGCCCTGGGGGTACTTGAGGCGGCAGCCTCCTCCGGCGTGCGGATTCCGGAGGAGTTGTCCGTCGTGGGCTTCGACGATCTCGACGTGGCGGCCTACGTGGGGCTGACCACCGTGCGGCAGCCGCTCCGCGCCAGCGGGGAGATCGCCGCACGCCTCCTGCTGGAACGCATCGACCGGCCCCTCGGCGACCCCGTCGAGCAGGTGCTGGAACTGGAGGTCGTGCCCAGGCGTACGACCACCGCCGTCCGGGTCTGA
- a CDS encoding putative quinol monooxygenase, with amino-acid sequence MTKTLLAEFTAREGAEGEVARLIREYAQKARDEDGNLTFGVYTKESNPRAFWIFEVYRDEDAFQAHLKAPYGGPFNAALAPLIEEDASVLTFLDPLA; translated from the coding sequence GTGACGAAAACCCTGCTCGCCGAGTTCACCGCCCGCGAGGGAGCGGAGGGCGAAGTCGCCCGCCTGATACGGGAGTACGCACAGAAGGCACGAGACGAGGACGGCAACCTCACCTTCGGCGTGTACACCAAGGAGTCCAACCCGCGCGCCTTCTGGATCTTCGAGGTCTACCGCGACGAGGACGCATTCCAGGCACATCTGAAGGCCCCGTACGGCGGCCCGTTCAACGCCGCCCTCGCTCCGCTGATCGAGGAGGACGCCTCCGTCCTGACTTTCCTCGACCCCCTGGCCTGA